The nucleotide sequence TGTTCAAGAACACTATTTGCAGCATTTGCACGTTGATTTCGAGAGGAAATATATTGGTCAATTTCTGAATTAGTCAATTCTAAATCACTCTTAATATTGGTCAAATAAGACACTTCTTTATTTCTTGTTTTTCTTGCTTCATTCCAATTGTTTATCGAAAGAGCAATTAAAATCCCAATAACAACAAGTATAATTTCTCCAATGGCGTATTTAAAATACTTTCCAGTCTTGCCTTCTGCAAGTAAATTTTGTCTAATTTTTCTAAAGAATTTTATCATTAGAAGTTAGTTTCTCTAAAGATATGATTTTAATTGAATTAGGTAGTTAAAATAATGAAGCACAACGGTTTCGTATAATGCTCGTGTGGCGGTTTGGCGGCTGGCTCGGCGTGTCAAAAATTTGCGATAGCAAATGTTGGCAGCATCGCTTTGCGATGCGTGCGATTCAGCAGCTATGGATTAGCCGCAATCGAGTTTTGTCGGAATTAAAAGTAGTTAATTAAGCGTAGGAATACTAATTCATTTAGAAACTAACCATTGTCGTTATACGTTGTTGGCAGTTGCCTTTTTCAGTTTAATATTATTCTTCGATACTCAAAAACTTCTTCGCATTCTTATAGAATATCATTTCCTTTTCTTCTTTCGTTAAAAAGTCTAAATCGTTTAAAAAGTCAATCGAATTTGTAATTGCATCTGGCCAAACCATTTGGTCAGAACCGAACATTACTCTATCAAGAAATCCGTATTCTTTTGCTGATTGCAAAAATTTTACAGCAAAGTCTTTGGTCATAGGATGCAACCACATTTCTACTCCTAAATCTGTATGAAGATTTGGATATCCATCCATCATTCTCAAAGTGTTTTCATAGAAGTTTTCTCCAGCGTGCATTAGATATAATTTCAACTTGGGGAATTTCACCAAAACATCTTCAATCAAAAAAGGATCTCCAAGACTAATTCTGTAATTTGGCCATCCAAACTGTTGTGCATTTGGGAAACTTCCTCCTGAATGATATCCAACAGGAACTCCATATTTTTCGCAAACAGCTAAATATGGTTGATAAATTGGGTCAGCAAGTGTTTTACCTTTGTAAACAGCCATTACTTCTCCGAAAACTTTTATTTTTCCAGATTTTATATAATCTTCAAATTTATCTATAGGTATTAGCCCTTCCTCATAATCTTGATATGCAGGAATAAATCTTTTGTCCGTTTTGGTATAGAGTTCTATACTTTCGATTGAGCCACAAACTACTGCATATACAATGTTATGCTCATTCATTTTTTGAATAGTTTGCTCTAATGTTTCTTTAGCTGACTTACTTGATTCAAGTCCATTTCGTGCTGTTCCGACCCAAAAGTCTTTATCTGTATAGCTATGCATATGCATGTCTATTATTTGTCCATAAGAGATATTAATTTTAATTGTTAGTAATGTAAAAATCAATATTATTTTTCTCATTTGAATCTCTTTTTTCTGATGGACGATAGTTTTTTTGGTTATTGCCAACGGTCCTGGCTATCTTTTCGGCGGGGCTGGCGGCGTGCGCGGGCTGTGCCAAACCGCGCCAGTGGCGTGGGTGGAAGCTTCGCCTGCGAAGCGTGCGATTCAGCCGCATCGGATGAGCCGCTTCTGAGATTTATCAGAACCTATTTTGTTGATTTAAATGTATGAATTTTAAATTAGTTCAGAGGTACCGCTGAATGATAGCCGTTGTTGGCAACTGGCTTTCTACATTTTATTTTCGACCTTGATTGTTTTGTGCAAATGTAATTCGGTTATTTTCCGGATCGAAAATTGTAGCTGTATTTGCTACATCAGATTTTGTTTGTTGCTCTATTTTAATATTCTTTTCTTCAAGTTCGTTTTTAACCTTTTCTAAATCGTCAACCATTAATGTAATTGATGAACTGCCTGCTCTATGATTATCTTGAACCAATTGAAATACTCCTCCGTTGGGAAAATTCCACTCATAAAGGTTATCCATTGGATGATAGTCCGATTTTCTGTCGAAAAGTTTTGCATACCATTCTGATGCCTTCTCGATATCTGATGTCATCATACCAGCGTATACGTTTTCAATTTTCATACTATTCTGAGATTTCCAATTTATTCATGTCATTGACATAGCTTGTTGCCAACGGTCCTGGCTATCGCTTGGTGCGGTCTGCGGCGCTGAGTCGGCGTGCCAACAAAACGCGCTAGCGTTTGTGGGAAGCTTCGCTCAGCGAAGCGTGCGATTCAGCAGTATCGGATGCGCCGTTTGTTTGTTTTTTCGGAAGTTAAGATAATACTTTTGAAGGAAAGCGAATCAATTTACTCAACAGCAGCACTTGGCGATAGCCGTTGTTGTGCGATCGTGCCGTTTCAGATTTAATTATTTTCAATCATAATTTCTATTAAGCTTTTTAGGTCTTCATCCAGCATGCTGATGAGTAAAAGTTTTCCAATTTCTAAATCCCATATCCGATCGGAATATGGATTGACAATAAACCGATTATTTTTTAGATCTTGGAAGCTAGTGGTATCTGATATTAATGTAGAATCTATTTTTATCACCCCTTTGTATACATTTTCAGGGCTAAAATCAAATTTTCCTAATTTTAAGGATATATTTAACGCATTGACAGTATCGCTATTATTTTCCATATATCCAATAATTCCAATATTATCCCAAACAGCAATATCATTTTTAAGCTTTATGATTCTGTTTGGTTCTCCAAAATGTTTTTCTAAGTTCTCTATCTCAATAGGTAATTCTATTTTTTCATTATTCAATGTGAACCCAGTACTATCTATTAAGATTTTATTCGATTCAATTTGAGCATTCGCTTGAGCACTAAAAAATAGAGTCATTATGATAAGTAATAAAGTCAATAGTTTTTTCATGTTTTAATTTGATTTTGACTAATGGAAGGTGAATTTAAGCATGACGCACAACGGTTTCGTATAATGCTCGTGTGGCGGTCTGGCGGCTGAATCGGCGCGCCAAAAATTTGCGGTAGCAAATGTTGGAAGCATCGCTCTGCGATGCGTGCGATTCAGCAGTAGGGATAGCCGCGTTCGAGTTTTTTCGGAAGTTACAATTTTTAATTTATGTGCGAATAAAAATTCTCTTGACCAACTAGCTATACGCATTATACATTGTTGGCAAATGTTATTTTTTTAAAAA is from Constantimarinum furrinae and encodes:
- a CDS encoding amidohydrolase family protein; its protein translation is MRKIILIFTLLTIKINISYGQIIDMHMHSYTDKDFWVGTARNGLESSKSAKETLEQTIQKMNEHNIVYAVVCGSIESIELYTKTDKRFIPAYQDYEEGLIPIDKFEDYIKSGKIKVFGEVMAVYKGKTLADPIYQPYLAVCEKYGVPVGYHSGGSFPNAQQFGWPNYRISLGDPFLIEDVLVKFPKLKLYLMHAGENFYENTLRMMDGYPNLHTDLGVEMWLHPMTKDFAVKFLQSAKEYGFLDRVMFGSDQMVWPDAITNSIDFLNDLDFLTKEEKEMIFYKNAKKFLSIEE
- a CDS encoding VOC family protein, which encodes MKIENVYAGMMTSDIEKASEWYAKLFDRKSDYHPMDNLYEWNFPNGGVFQLVQDNHRAGSSSITLMVDDLEKVKNELEEKNIKIEQQTKSDVANTATIFDPENNRITFAQNNQGRK
- a CDS encoding DUF7738 domain-containing protein, whose protein sequence is MKKLLTLLLIIMTLFFSAQANAQIESNKILIDSTGFTLNNEKIELPIEIENLEKHFGEPNRIIKLKNDIAVWDNIGIIGYMENNSDTVNALNISLKLGKFDFSPENVYKGVIKIDSTLISDTTSFQDLKNNRFIVNPYSDRIWDLEIGKLLLISMLDEDLKSLIEIMIENN